In a single window of the Zea mays cultivar B73 chromosome 5, Zm-B73-REFERENCE-NAM-5.0, whole genome shotgun sequence genome:
- the LOC100285623 gene encoding protein phosphatase 2C-like protein, whose amino-acid sequence MTIALETLQLQQIQQTLAEIKERTPDVNISRFVASVLGDWMETEYATSERKRGDAGHGRGAGPSDARPCAPTLEMDWAACVLPLHGEDAHFGHAEAGVVGVADGVGGYRDNGVDAGAFARALMANALASAERVAKASRRLRRLCPEKVLERAHKKAAADETPGASTAVILALHGTALTWAYIGDSAFAVLRGGKIICRSVQQQRRFNYPYQLSSEGGGLDDAKVGSMPAARDGDVVVVGTDGLFDNVHDWQLERAVRMGTNLGFSPKNMADIIAGIAYGISKDKWACTPFGMGYMKVHGLARRGGKKDDITVIVAHIVSKGS is encoded by the coding sequence ATGACGATAGCACTGGAGACGTTACAGTTACAGCAGATCCAGCAAACACTAGCGGAGATCAAGGAACGAACCCCCGACGTGAACATCTCAAGGTTCGTCGCCTCCGTTTTGGGCGATTGGATGGAGACGGAATACGCGACGTCGGAGCGGAAGAGGGGTGACGCCGGTCACGGACGCGGCGCGGGACCGTCTGACGCGCGGCCGTGCGCTCCCACTCTGGAGATGGACTGGGCGGCATGCGTCCTCCCTCTGCACGGCGAGGACGCGCACTTCGGGCACGCCGAGGCCGGCGTCGTCGGCGTCGCGGACGGTGTCGGCGGGTACCGGGACAATGGCGTGGACGCCGGCGCGTTCGCACGAGCTCTCATGGCGAACGCCCTGGCGTCGGCGGAGCGCGTGGCCAAGGCTAGCAGGAGGCTCCGCCGCCTCTGCCCCGAGAAGGTGCTGGAGCGGGCGCACAAGAAAGCGGCCGCGGATGAAACGCCGGGGGCGTCCACGGCCGTCATCCTGGCGCTCCACGGCACGGCGCTCACGTGGGCGTACATCGGCGACAGCGCCTTCGCCGTGCTCCGAGGCGGCAAGATCATCTGCCGTTCGGTGCAGCAGCAGCGCCGCTTCAACTACCCGTACCAGCTGAGCTCCGAAGGCGGCGGCCTCGACGACGCCAAGGTGGGCAGCATGCCGGCGGCGAGGGACGGCGACGTCGTAGTCGTCGGGACGGACGGGCTGTTTGACAACGTGCACGACTGGCAGCTCGAGCGCGCCGTGCGGATGGGCACCAACCTGGGCTTCTCTCCCAAGAACATGGCGGACATTATCGCGGGCATCGCCTACGGGATATCCAAGGACAAATGGGCATGCACGCCGTTCGGTATGGGATACATGAAGGTACACGGGCTGGCGCGGCGTGGCGGAAAGAAAGACGACATCACGGTCATCGTCGCGCATATTGTCTCCAAGGGTTCGTGA